Sequence from the Armatimonadota bacterium genome:
GAATCCATGTGGTTCTTAAGGAACGTTTTCCAAGCCTGAGTCGACTTGTTCTTGTCTCTGACAGGTTTCGGTAAATATTTCCGAATAGTGTTCGGTGATGGCGGGTTAAATCCGAGTTCAATCAACTGATCATAAATTCGCTCTGGGCTCCATAATGGATTATCTGCATTGATTTTCTTGATCAGCTTTCGCATTTCGGCCGAAATAACTGGACGCCCGTTCTTGCGTTGTGATTTATATCTCCAGAATAGCTTGAATACTTGCTTGTGCCAGCGGATTACTGTCTCAGGTTTCACTACAACCAGAACCAAATTCCATTTTGTATAGACCTTGGATAGAACCACCCAAATTTCACGAAATGCCGGTGTTGCTTTGGGCTTTGAACGTTTGCCGGAAAGAACTTGAGAATCGAATAAAGCAAGCTGACTGCGAAGAGCTATGTTTTCAACAATGAGTGCTTGGCGTGATGTAAACTGACCACGCAGCAGATGAATCAAGAAGATAAACCATTCCAACATAGCAACATGCTATCATAGAATCAGTGCTCACTACAGATTGTAAGGATGGTATTTCGAGCTTGTATCGACTTTTTGCAACTTACAGCGGGAATCAAGCTGCTGCTTGATCGTGGCGATGTGATTGAACAAGATGGCAGGATTGCGGAAGCATAGGTGTGTACACTGTGTGGCTGGCAACAGCTCAAGATCAAAGAGTGGGTCGAATCTGATTGGCCTTCAGAGTGCTTGGTCTGAGATGTTGGCGCGCAGATTTCATCGCAGTGCTTAGCTGTTTGTCCTGATGAGAACTCAAAAGATTGCTGAGCAGCTTTATAACGAGTCTGTTAGATGGAAAAGCTCAGATGATTGATCCGATTACGCCATTAATTAGCCAGAAGTAATTCGATAGGACTCAAGTCGGAGAATGTGGCCATCTGCTTTTGGGAAAAATTGTTTGATAGGCATTGCATCTGATTCAATGATCTGCTGAGTGTTCTCAATAATAGTTGTGTCTACCTAACTGTTTATTTATAAAGCCGATCCTAAAAGAGAGGATCAACAATGACGGAGAATTGCTTTGTGATAGTTGATATTGGTTTCCACCAGGGTGCTGTTGGGAATATGCTGCTGAAGGGCTTTTGCCATTTCCCGCGGTAGTATATTGGCGCCATGCGGCTCACCGGTGTGCAGCTTGATGGCTGTTTTGCCTCTCACACCTTGATTGATTTTTGCATAGATTTTCAGCAAACCATTAGCACTGATATCCTTCATAAAAAACACTTGGGATTTGCTGTGTTCTGCTGCGAGAGCGCTACCAATATCAAGACTACTTACAGCAGCGCCCAGCGTGAGGGCACTAACCTTTAGAAAATCACGACGAGAAATTTCCTAACCCACTGCCTTCTCTCCTTTCGATTTGAATACGGTGGCAAATACTCTTTGCGAATAACCCGAAGCTTTTAGTAAATGAGAAAATGCTTACCGGATAAAATTAGTAAATACACTTTCTTCTCGCTCAGGTAATTTGACTCCGGCTTTAAGACCAGCCTCTTTGCATTTCAAAAACCAGGCCATGTTTCTTCCTAATACGCGCATTATCTGCAATCCCTCAAGATCTTCTTTGACATCATCCGGTGTATGGCCATGCACCATGTTCCAGTATCTTGATGAAATGACAGGCATCTCTGAGATGGTGAAATACTTATTGAGCTGATCGAATGTGGCGGTCGTTCCGGCTCTTCTGGCTGATACAACTGCAGCTGCCGGTTTAAGGTAAAAGGATTGTTTGCCAGAGCGAAAATCGGCATAGAAAACACGGTCCATAAAAGATGTGATGGCCCCTCCCGCAGATGCATAATGCACGGGAGAACCGAATACAAACCCGTCGGCATCTTGCGCAATATCGAGAAAATCATTGACTCGATCCGAAAATACACAGCGCCCGGTTTTCGCACAGTTTCCACAAGCAATACACCCGGACAACGGCTTTGTTCCTAGCTGGAATATTTCGGTTTCAATTCCTTCTGCATTCAGCGTTTTTGCAACTTCTTCCAATGCTGTATACGTGCACCCCTTATCATGAGGGCTGCCATTCACTAACAATACTTTCATGTTTATCTCCCATTCCTACATACTATTATTTGCGATCGAGTTATCAGCTACGTATCAAATACTTTTGCCACTTCTTTCAACTGCTCCACAATGGCTATGTGCTGAGGACAGTGCTCCTCACACTGCTTACAGCCAATGCAGTCAGAAGCCTTTCCTGATGCACTTGTTAAGAACGCATAATGGAGTCTCTGGCCAGGCAGCAGCCCGTATCGCTTCTGGTCATTGTAAAGCAAGAAACATTCCGGTATAGCGATCTTTTGGGGGCATCCATCCACACAATACCTACATGCTGTACAGGGGATTGCTATAATGCTGTTAATTGACTCGGCTGCCATTTTAACGATCTCATTCTCTTCGTCGTTCAAAGGCGTCATATCTTGCATATAGCTTGTGTTGTCTACGACTTGTTCAAAATTGCTCATACCGCTAAGCACCACAAAAACGTTTTCCAGGGAAGCTGCAAAGCGGACTGCCCACGATGGCGAGCTCATATCCGGATGATAAGCTTTAAACAGCATATCCGCCTTCTCTGGTACATTGGCAAGTGCGCCGCCTTTTACAGGCTCCATGACAATGACAGGTTTCTTATGCT
This genomic interval carries:
- a CDS encoding flavodoxin family protein codes for the protein MKVLLVNGSPHDKGCTYTALEEVAKTLNAEGIETEIFQLGTKPLSGCIACGNCAKTGRCVFSDRVNDFLDIAQDADGFVFGSPVHYASAGGAITSFMDRVFYADFRSGKQSFYLKPAAAVVSARRAGTTATFDQLNKYFTISEMPVISSRYWNMVHGHTPDDVKEDLEGLQIMRVLGRNMAWFLKCKEAGLKAGVKLPEREESVFTNFIR